In Primulina eburnea isolate SZY01 chromosome 14, ASM2296580v1, whole genome shotgun sequence, the following proteins share a genomic window:
- the LOC140812070 gene encoding beta-glucuronosyltransferase GlcAT14A-like, translated as MGYMNMEKKWVFPLVISSLVFILLLATSFNMGLVSSLNSINSVFSIFPSRFMTNQSNPYFAEAKLNQAPPPPALPSVPKFAYLISGSKGDLEKLWRTLHSLYHPWNYYVVHLDLESPPEERLELQSRVENHTLFTNVGNVFMNTKANMVTYRGPTMVASTLHACAILLKRHKDWDWFINLSASDYPLVTQDDLLHTFSKLKRDLNFVEHTSNLGWKASQRAMPLIVDPGLYQKTKSDIFWVSPRRNLPTAFKLFTGSAWTILSRAFVEYCIWGWDNLPRTLLMYYSNFVSSPEGYFQTVICNAPEFASTVVNHDMHYISWDNPPKQHPHSLSLNDTSKIYASNAAFARKFERDSPILEKIDRELLRRKNGSITPGGWCAGKPRCTKVGNVTKLRPGPGAGRLGRLLGELVLSPRFSQNQCR; from the exons ATGGGGTACATGAATATGGAGAAGAAGTGGGTGTTCCCTCTTGTTATAAGCTCATTGGTATTCATTTTGCTTCTTGCGACCTCCTTCAATATGGGGCTTGTCTCCTCTTTGAACTCAATCAATTCGGTTTTTTCGATATTCCCTTCTCGATTTATGACCAATCAAAGCAACCCTTATTTTGCTGAAGCGAAGCTTAATCAAGCTCCACCCCCTCCAGCTCTTCCTTCTGTTCCAAAGTTTGCTTATTTAATATCTGGTTCTAAAGGCGATTTGGAGAAACTTTGGAGGACTCTTCATTCTTTATATCATCCATGGAACTATTATGTTGTTCATCTTGATCTTGAGTCTCCTCCAGAGGAGAGATTGGAGCTCCAGTCAAGGGTAGAAAACCATACCCTTTTTACCAACGTTGGGAATGTTTTTATGAACACCAAAGCGAATATGGTTACTTATAGAGGCCCCACCATGGTTGCTAGTACTCTTCATGCATGTGCTATTCTTTTGAAGAGACATAAAGATTGGGACTGGTTTATCAATCTCAGTGCTTCAGATTATCCTTTGGTGACTCAAGATG ATCTTCTCCACACATTTTCCAAATTGAAAAGAGACCTTAATTTTGTCGAACACACGAGCAATTTAGGCTGGAAAGC AAGCCAAAGGGCAATGCCGTTGATCGTTGATCCAGGACTCTACCAGAAAACAAAGTCCGACATATTTTGGGTTTCACCCAGGAGAAATTTACCAACAGCATTTAAACTGTTTACTG GCTCAGCTTGGACGATCTTATCACGAGCATTTGTCGAATACTGTATATGGGGTTGGGATAACCTTCCCAGAACTCTGCTCATGTATTACTCAAACTTTGTTTCCTCCCCGGAGGGCTATTTTCAGACAGTCATCTGCAACGCCCCCGAATTTGCTTCAACTGTCGTGAACCATGACATGCACTATATTTCTTGGGATAATCCGCCCAAACAACACCCCCACAGTCTGTCCCTCAACGACACTTCAAAAATTTATGCTAGTAATGCTGCCTTCGCACGTAAATTCGAAAGGGATTCTCccatcttggagaaaatcgacaGAGAACTGCTGAGGCGAAAAAATGGAAGCATTACGCCTGGTGGCTGGTGCGCAGGAAAACCACGGTGTACTAAGGTTGGAAATGTAACGAAGCTTAGACCGGGTCCTGGTGCTGGAAGGCTTGGAAGGCTTTTAGGTGAACTGGTTTTGTCGCCAAGATTTAGTCAGAACCAGTGCAGATAG